Proteins encoded together in one Chitinophaga sp. LS1 window:
- the rny gene encoding ribonuclease Y, which translates to MESTLIVAITAVAALIIGILLGKVIFAKNTQIKIQEAEAQAQKIVEDGKVVAENEKKNRILEAKEKFLQLKSEHEKETLARNQKMADAENRIKQKELSLTQKTDTLTKQMQENEAIKENLTRQMELVAVKRTELEKHQEEHIRRLEKVAALTAEEARHQLIESLKEEARSQALSHIQEIIEDAKLKANKEAKKIIIQSIQRTAAEQTIENAITVFNLESDEIKGQIIGREGRNIRAIEAATGVDLIVDDTPEAIVLSSFDPLRREIARLSLQRLVQDGRIHPARIEEVVEKTKKQLEEQVMDIGERTVIELGIHGLHKELIRLVGKMRFRSSYGQNLLMHSKETANLCAVMAAELGLNPKLAKRAGLLHDIGKVPDEETELSHALLGAKLAEKYGEHAAVVNAIGAHHDEMEMQYVISPIVQACDAISGARPGARREIMQSYLQRIKDLENLALAHDGVEKAYAIQAGRELRVIVESEKVTDNDADRLSFEIANKIQNDMQYPGQIKVTVIREKRAVNVAR; encoded by the coding sequence ATGGAATCTACTTTAATCGTAGCAATAACAGCAGTAGCTGCGTTGATCATAGGAATACTGCTAGGCAAGGTTATATTTGCTAAGAACACACAAATAAAAATACAGGAAGCTGAGGCTCAGGCACAAAAGATCGTAGAAGATGGGAAAGTAGTCGCTGAGAATGAGAAAAAGAACAGAATACTGGAAGCAAAGGAGAAATTCCTGCAGTTGAAAAGTGAGCATGAAAAAGAAACCCTGGCGCGCAACCAGAAAATGGCAGATGCAGAAAACCGCATCAAACAGAAAGAACTGAGTCTGACACAGAAGACAGACACCTTAACGAAACAGATGCAGGAGAATGAGGCGATCAAGGAAAACCTGACCCGCCAGATGGAGCTGGTAGCTGTAAAACGTACCGAACTCGAAAAACACCAGGAAGAACATATTCGCCGTCTTGAAAAAGTAGCGGCACTTACAGCAGAAGAAGCACGTCATCAGCTCATCGAAAGCCTGAAAGAAGAAGCCCGCTCACAGGCCCTCTCCCACATACAGGAGATCATCGAAGATGCTAAACTGAAAGCAAACAAGGAAGCTAAGAAAATCATTATACAATCCATCCAGCGTACAGCTGCAGAGCAGACCATCGAAAACGCAATCACTGTTTTCAACCTGGAAAGTGATGAAATCAAAGGCCAGATCATTGGTCGTGAAGGTCGTAACATCCGCGCTATCGAAGCGGCTACCGGAGTTGACCTGATCGTAGACGACACCCCTGAAGCTATTGTATTATCTTCTTTTGACCCACTGCGTCGTGAAATCGCTCGTCTGTCCCTGCAAAGACTGGTACAGGATGGTCGTATTCACCCTGCACGTATCGAAGAAGTAGTTGAAAAAACGAAGAAACAACTGGAAGAACAGGTAATGGATATCGGTGAAAGAACCGTGATCGAACTGGGCATCCATGGTCTGCACAAGGAGCTGATCAGACTTGTAGGTAAGATGCGTTTCCGCTCTTCTTATGGTCAGAACCTGCTCATGCACTCCAAGGAAACAGCTAACCTGTGTGCGGTAATGGCAGCAGAACTGGGTCTGAACCCTAAACTGGCAAAACGTGCTGGTCTGCTCCATGATATTGGTAAAGTACCTGATGAAGAAACTGAACTGAGCCACGCCCTGCTGGGTGCCAAGCTGGCTGAGAAATATGGTGAGCATGCAGCGGTAGTGAATGCGATCGGTGCACACCACGATGAAATGGAAATGCAATATGTGATCTCTCCGATTGTACAGGCTTGTGATGCCATCTCTGGTGCCCGTCCTGGTGCCCGTCGTGAAATCATGCAGAGCTACCTGCAGCGTATCAAAGATCTGGAAAACCTGGCGCTGGCACATGATGGTGTGGAAAAAGCGTATGCAATTCAGGCAGGTCGTGAACTGCGCGTGATCGTAGAGAGTGAGAAAGTGACAGACAACGATGCAGATCGTCTTTCATTTGAAATCGCGAACAAGATCCAGAATGATATGCAGTATCCTGGACAAATTAAGGTGACCGTGATCAGGGAGAAACGTGCTGTTAATGTAGCGCGCTAA
- the atpG gene encoding ATP synthase F1 subunit gamma, translated as MSGQLKEVRNRIKSTQSNLQITKAMKMVSAAKLRRAQDAILLMRPYAVKLQEMLQNIVSNSEGSIDLALAAERPVEKVLLVVITSDRGLCGAYNSNLIKLTKQVIREKYQEQFEKGHVTILPIGKKGWEHFGKNGYKMNDTYWHLFAHLDFDHVKEAAAAAMDGFTSGQYDAVEIIYSQFKNAATQFYKAEQFLPIAKVEEEVPAAKGKKAAKADFIFEPEKQTLIAELMPKILNTQLYKAMLDANASEHGARMTAMDKATENANELLRNYKISYNRARQAAITTELTEIVSGAAALEG; from the coding sequence ATGTCCGGTCAGCTTAAAGAAGTTCGCAACCGAATTAAGTCCACACAGTCCAACCTGCAGATCACTAAGGCTATGAAAATGGTGAGTGCTGCGAAACTGCGTCGTGCGCAGGATGCAATTTTACTGATGCGTCCTTATGCCGTTAAATTGCAGGAAATGTTGCAAAACATTGTTTCCAACAGTGAAGGCAGCATTGACCTGGCATTGGCAGCAGAGCGTCCTGTTGAAAAGGTATTACTAGTTGTAATAACCTCGGACAGAGGCTTATGTGGTGCTTACAATTCAAACCTGATCAAGCTGACTAAGCAGGTGATCCGTGAAAAATACCAGGAACAGTTTGAAAAAGGTCATGTAACTATCCTGCCTATCGGTAAGAAAGGTTGGGAGCATTTTGGTAAGAATGGTTACAAAATGAACGACACTTACTGGCACCTGTTCGCTCACCTGGATTTCGATCACGTGAAGGAAGCGGCTGCAGCTGCAATGGATGGTTTCACCAGCGGTCAATATGATGCCGTTGAGATCATTTATAGCCAGTTCAAAAATGCCGCTACCCAGTTTTATAAAGCTGAACAATTCCTGCCAATCGCAAAGGTGGAGGAAGAAGTTCCGGCTGCTAAAGGCAAGAAAGCTGCGAAGGCTGACTTTATCTTCGAACCGGAAAAGCAAACTTTGATTGCTGAACTGATGCCGAAGATCCTGAATACACAGTTGTACAAAGCGATGCTGGATGCGAATGCTTCTGAGCATGGTGCCCGTATGACGGCGATGGATAAGGCGACAGAGAATGCAAATGAACTGTTGCGTAACTATAAGATCAGCTACAACCGTGCACGTCAGGCGGCGATTACAACCGAACTGACTGAGATCGTGAGTGGTGCAGCGGCGCTGGAAGGTTAA
- the scpB gene encoding SMC-Scp complex subunit ScpB, which yields MEISQIIPHVESLIFAADRPLPVLDITDLLNNALAFLEDRVTVDQVETAIEAIREKYSSEFYAFEVRESGGGFQFLTKKEYYQTVAQLNGDKFLKRLSTAALETLAIVAYKQPISKGEIEHIRGVSTDYSITKLLEKELIVISGRSETLPGKPLLYTTSKAFMDYFGLNSASDLPKLKEVFEEEGVQPTFMMGVGGNGQEDDNLILSVSENGELMGDILPVIEDEVSGQLELPLGEEEVEEQTKEGEVTELPVAEEEVEQPAAESEEGSEEEPAAADEEDKKEDPDNVIIETIHIEDVVYVPDPTEEEMEEEDGEDGEEDEDVVDGDEEEDSEEEDDEEEDEEEGDEEEEDDEDEDEEDEEEDGEEGDDEEDDDEEEDDDEDEEDDDDEDEDDEDEDDEDDDEDEEDDDEDENNDEDEEKGEDDDHPSHSK from the coding sequence ATGGAAATCTCACAGATCATACCTCATGTTGAATCACTGATATTCGCTGCTGACAGACCCCTGCCTGTGCTGGATATCACCGACTTGTTGAATAATGCACTGGCTTTTTTGGAAGACAGGGTTACTGTTGACCAGGTGGAGACGGCTATTGAGGCTATACGGGAAAAGTATAGCTCGGAGTTTTATGCGTTTGAAGTGAGAGAGAGTGGGGGAGGGTTTCAGTTTCTGACCAAGAAAGAATATTATCAGACTGTGGCGCAGCTGAATGGGGATAAGTTCCTGAAAAGGCTGTCTACAGCGGCGTTGGAGACGTTGGCGATTGTGGCGTATAAGCAGCCTATTTCAAAAGGGGAGATTGAGCATATTCGTGGGGTGAGTACGGATTATTCCATTACTAAATTGTTGGAGAAGGAGTTGATTGTGATTTCCGGGAGGAGTGAGACTTTGCCAGGGAAGCCGCTGTTGTATACTACTTCGAAGGCGTTTATGGATTATTTCGGGTTGAATTCAGCTTCGGATCTGCCGAAATTGAAGGAAGTGTTTGAGGAAGAGGGGGTGCAGCCGACGTTTATGATGGGAGTAGGAGGAAATGGACAGGAGGATGATAATCTGATACTGTCAGTTTCTGAGAATGGAGAGTTGATGGGTGATATTTTGCCGGTGATTGAGGATGAGGTGAGTGGGCAGTTGGAACTGCCGTTGGGAGAGGAAGAGGTGGAAGAGCAAACAAAAGAGGGCGAAGTGACAGAACTGCCTGTGGCGGAGGAAGAGGTTGAACAACCTGCAGCTGAAAGTGAAGAAGGGAGTGAAGAAGAGCCTGCGGCAGCAGATGAAGAAGATAAAAAAGAGGATCCTGATAATGTGATTATAGAGACGATACATATTGAGGATGTGGTGTATGTGCCGGATCCGACGGAGGAAGAGATGGAAGAGGAGGATGGTGAAGATGGGGAGGAGGATGAAGATGTTGTGGATGGTGATGAAGAAGAGGATAGCGAGGAAGAGGATGACGAGGAAGAAGATGAGGAGGAAGGGGATGAAGAAGAAGAAGATGACGAGGACGAAGATGAGGAGGACGAAGAAGAAGATGGCGAGGAAGGGGATGATGAAGAAGACGATGACGAGGAGGAAGATGACGATGAGGATGAAGAAGACGACGACGATGAGGATGAAGACGATGAGGATGAAGACGATGAAGACGATGACGAGGATGAAGAAGACGATGACGAAGATGAAAATAACGACGAAGACGAAGAAAAAGGAGAAGATGATGATCATCCATCTCATTCAAAATAA
- a CDS encoding MATE family efflux transporter, with protein sequence MWTKYQTYYKDNFKLAYPVVISQLGHTMVALSDTIIIGHTGDVPLAAVALGSSIFSICMVIGIGMSYGLTPLIAQEYGRQNKNACGDLLRHSLVINLVMGVVMSTLIYVGSNYLYKLDQVPAVAVQAKPFLKLLGVSYFPLMVFLSFKQFAEGLGFTKQAMHISIIGNIVNIVVGIALVYGIGGLPRLGVIGVGIGTLTDRILMAVAMCWYVLTAHRFKPYLKAFAAKYLSWQTIKKILGIGTPVALQYVFEISAFSSAIIMAGWIGAREQAAHQIAINLASITYMMASGISAAAGIKSGNHFGAKQLRELRLSAIASYHMVLIMMGTTALIFLVGCRVLPLMYINDPAVVEIAAHLILIAAFFQLFDGTQVVGLGILRGLGDVKIPTVITLLAYWVLGLPVAYLLGIYWGYGIQGIWWGLLLGLLTASVLLFLRFQHKTTQLNAFTAV encoded by the coding sequence GTGTGGACTAAGTATCAAACTTATTATAAAGACAATTTTAAACTGGCATATCCGGTCGTTATTAGTCAGCTGGGGCATACGATGGTGGCCCTTTCTGATACCATTATTATAGGGCATACGGGCGATGTACCGCTGGCGGCAGTGGCGCTGGGGAGTAGTATTTTTTCTATTTGCATGGTGATCGGCATTGGGATGTCGTATGGATTGACCCCATTGATCGCGCAGGAGTATGGCAGGCAGAATAAGAATGCCTGTGGAGATCTGTTGCGACATAGTCTTGTGATCAATTTAGTGATGGGCGTGGTGATGAGTACATTGATCTATGTGGGGAGTAATTACCTGTATAAACTGGACCAGGTACCGGCGGTGGCTGTGCAGGCGAAGCCTTTTCTGAAATTATTGGGGGTATCTTATTTCCCATTGATGGTGTTTTTGTCATTTAAGCAATTTGCAGAGGGGCTTGGGTTTACGAAGCAGGCCATGCATATCAGTATTATTGGGAACATTGTCAACATTGTGGTGGGGATTGCATTGGTGTATGGCATTGGAGGATTGCCACGGTTGGGGGTGATTGGTGTAGGGATTGGCACCTTGACAGATCGTATACTGATGGCGGTGGCGATGTGTTGGTATGTGTTGACGGCCCATCGTTTCAAGCCTTATCTGAAGGCGTTTGCGGCAAAGTATTTATCATGGCAGACGATTAAAAAGATATTGGGGATTGGTACCCCGGTAGCGTTGCAGTATGTGTTTGAAATCAGTGCGTTTAGCAGTGCGATTATTATGGCGGGATGGATTGGCGCAAGGGAGCAGGCGGCGCATCAGATAGCGATCAATTTAGCTTCTATCACTTACATGATGGCGAGTGGAATTTCGGCGGCTGCGGGGATTAAGAGTGGGAATCATTTTGGGGCGAAGCAGTTGAGGGAGTTACGGTTATCCGCGATAGCGAGTTATCATATGGTGTTGATCATGATGGGTACGACGGCGTTGATATTTTTAGTGGGATGCAGGGTATTGCCGCTGATGTACATCAATGATCCGGCGGTGGTGGAGATAGCGGCGCATTTGATTTTGATAGCGGCGTTCTTTCAGTTGTTTGATGGTACGCAGGTGGTTGGATTGGGGATATTGAGGGGATTGGGAGATGTGAAGATTCCGACTGTGATTACCCTATTGGCGTATTGGGTATTGGGTTTACCGGTTGCATATTTGTTAGGGATATATTGGGGCTATGGCATCCAGGGTATCTGGTGGGGGTTATTATTGGGACTACTCACAGCTTCGGTATTGTTGTTCCTGAGATTTCAGCATAAGACTACTCAATTGAACGCTTTTACAGCGGTTTAG
- a CDS encoding cell division protein ZapA: MEPLIPINIIVADRSYRLKIKPEEEEEVRRTMKEVNEKIIEFKTAYAGKDLQDYIAMALIMYSTHPVTHGGKVQAGLQPFLEEKLQHLETLIDEHLK, encoded by the coding sequence ATGGAACCGCTGATCCCCATTAATATTATCGTAGCAGACAGGTCCTACAGATTAAAAATCAAGCCGGAAGAAGAAGAGGAAGTACGCCGGACCATGAAGGAAGTGAACGAAAAGATCATAGAATTCAAAACTGCGTATGCGGGCAAAGACTTACAGGATTACATCGCGATGGCGCTGATCATGTACTCGACCCATCCTGTTACCCACGGTGGAAAAGTGCAGGCTGGTCTGCAACCATTTCTGGAGGAGAAGCTGCAACATCTGGAGACATTGATCGATGAGCACTTAAAATAA
- the dnaB gene encoding replicative DNA helicase, translated as MDLNLKKDRNVRRKPSVDVSTMMYGKIPPQAKDMEEAVLGAIMLEKGAFDTVVEILKGECFYVEAHQKIFTAMTRLAGKSMPVDILTVVEELRSMGELEIVGGPYYITRLTNMVVSSANIEAHARIILQKFIQRELIRISGEILSESYEDTADVFDLLDSAESKLFEVTNNHLRKNYDSIDRVLVNTMKRIEDLRNKGDDITGVPSGFPSLDRVTYGWQSTDLIIIAARPAVGKTAFALNLARNAALHPRFPKGAAVFSLEMSSGQIVQRILSAESEIKLEKITRGKLEEYEMKKLMTHGIERLAKAPIFIDDTPALNIFELRAKARRLVHNHGVGVIIIDYLQLMSGHADGKGSNREQEISKISRDLKGLAKELHVPIIALSQLSRDVEKRKDGNKMPQLSDLRESGAIEQDADMVMFLYRPEYYEINTNEMGESNKGETHVRIAKHRNGQLDTIKLRAILEFQRFEDDGSLENPGGGGGNFMPVGNSGKDSYGGATDEAKLYIQKGSRMNDMDFDEEAPF; from the coding sequence ATGGATCTCAATCTAAAGAAAGACCGCAATGTACGTCGCAAGCCGTCCGTTGATGTATCTACCATGATGTACGGTAAAATTCCACCTCAGGCAAAGGACATGGAAGAGGCCGTATTGGGAGCCATTATGCTGGAAAAAGGGGCGTTTGACACCGTGGTAGAGATCTTGAAAGGTGAATGTTTTTATGTAGAGGCACATCAGAAAATCTTTACTGCCATGACCCGCCTGGCGGGTAAGTCCATGCCTGTGGACATCCTCACAGTGGTAGAAGAGTTACGATCAATGGGCGAACTGGAGATAGTAGGTGGACCCTATTATATCACCCGTCTTACAAATATGGTGGTATCTTCCGCCAATATTGAGGCGCATGCCCGTATTATTCTGCAAAAGTTCATTCAGAGAGAGTTGATCCGTATTTCAGGAGAGATCTTATCTGAATCATACGAAGATACTGCCGACGTATTCGACCTGCTCGACTCCGCCGAAAGTAAACTCTTTGAGGTGACGAACAATCACCTTCGTAAGAACTATGACAGTATCGACCGCGTACTGGTGAATACCATGAAGCGTATCGAAGATCTGCGTAACAAAGGTGATGATATCACAGGGGTACCTTCCGGGTTCCCTTCTCTCGATAGGGTAACTTATGGCTGGCAGTCAACGGATCTGATCATCATCGCGGCACGTCCGGCGGTGGGTAAGACTGCGTTTGCACTTAACCTGGCCAGAAATGCTGCGTTGCATCCCCGCTTTCCGAAAGGTGCGGCCGTGTTCAGCCTTGAAATGTCTTCCGGGCAGATCGTACAGCGTATTCTCTCTGCCGAGTCAGAGATTAAGCTGGAAAAGATCACCCGTGGTAAGCTGGAAGAGTACGAGATGAAGAAGCTGATGACGCATGGTATCGAAAGACTGGCGAAGGCGCCGATCTTTATTGATGATACCCCGGCACTGAACATTTTTGAATTGCGAGCGAAAGCCCGTCGTCTGGTACACAACCATGGCGTAGGTGTGATCATCATTGACTACCTGCAGCTGATGAGTGGTCATGCAGATGGTAAGGGTAGTAACCGTGAGCAGGAGATCTCCAAGATATCCCGTGATCTGAAAGGGTTGGCGAAGGAACTGCACGTACCGATCATTGCATTGTCACAGCTGAGCCGTGATGTGGAAAAGAGAAAGGATGGTAACAAGATGCCACAGCTGTCTGACTTGCGTGAATCTGGTGCGATCGAGCAGGATGCTGACATGGTAATGTTCCTGTACCGTCCTGAGTACTATGAAATCAATACCAATGAGATGGGTGAATCCAATAAAGGTGAAACCCACGTGCGTATAGCGAAACACCGTAATGGTCAGCTGGATACGATCAAGCTGAGAGCGATACTGGAATTCCAGCGCTTTGAGGATGATGGTAGTCTGGAGAATCCTGGTGGCGGCGGCGGCAACTTTATGCCGGTTGGTAATTCAGGTAAGGATTCATATGGTGGTGCTACGGACGAAGCAAAGCTGTACATCCAGAAAGGATCACGTATGAATGATATGGACTTCGATGAAGAGGCGCCTTTTTAG
- the pheT gene encoding phenylalanine--tRNA ligase subunit beta has product MTISYNWLCDYLPVKPTPEELSVILTRIGLEVESLEEFESVKGSLEGLVIGEVLTAVPHPNADKLRLTTVNIGAAEPLNIVCGAPNVAVGQKVVVAPIGVTIYPASGEPLTMKKAKIRGEESHGMICAEDEIGLGSSHAGILVLDPSLTPGTPAREIFKPFEDWVYEIGLTPNRMDAMSHLGVAKDVCAYLNNTGNTLDNKAKIPALAPLPEAKDRYDIAVSIENTTACPRYAGITLTGVKVGPSPEWLAHRLQAIGIRSISNVVDITNFILHETGQPLHAFDADTIKGRQIRVKNLPQNTPFVTLDEKERKLDAADLVICNADSEPMALAGVFGGLHTGVSDTTTNIFLESACFAAASIRPTSFRHGLRTDAAARFEKGVDISGTVYVLQRAAALICELAGGQAASGIIDVYPAPKPAVEVETSWKYIQKLSGKAYPADKIERILVSLGFTFLSKTDEHFRVAVPYSKPDISIPADIVEEVMRIDGLDNIDIPTQVQITPSPASRPDKEKIREKVANYLASNGFNEIFTNSITNSKYYSPEVLATTVRMINSLTEDLDIMRPSMLETGLESVSHNLNRRNDNLLFFEFGNTYATSGEHKYEETAHLSLYLTGQKVAESWLHKAAPVDFYFLKGYVQNVLQLLGIKGLQWKEGEQHTWEIVVKNKSVVTLGAVDNAKLKQFDIKQPVWFADFNWLNLLSLLQKTESFYKEIPKFPSVRRDLALILDKQVKYAAVEAAVKTVKSPLLQNVNLFDVFESEKLGNNKKSYAVSFTFQDAQKTLTDKEIDAVMEKLIKTFQTQLQAEIRK; this is encoded by the coding sequence ATGACTATTTCATACAATTGGCTGTGTGACTATTTGCCGGTGAAACCAACACCGGAGGAACTATCTGTGATCCTGACACGCATAGGTCTGGAAGTTGAAAGCCTGGAAGAATTCGAATCTGTTAAAGGCAGTCTGGAAGGACTTGTCATCGGAGAAGTACTCACCGCAGTACCACATCCCAATGCTGACAAACTGAGACTGACTACTGTCAATATCGGTGCCGCTGAGCCCCTCAACATTGTTTGTGGTGCGCCGAACGTTGCTGTTGGACAAAAAGTAGTGGTGGCCCCCATCGGTGTGACCATCTACCCTGCCTCCGGCGAACCGCTGACCATGAAAAAAGCAAAGATCCGTGGCGAAGAAAGCCATGGTATGATCTGCGCTGAAGACGAAATCGGCCTCGGTAGCAGTCATGCAGGTATCCTTGTGCTGGATCCTTCCCTGACCCCAGGTACCCCTGCCCGTGAAATATTCAAACCTTTTGAGGACTGGGTGTATGAAATCGGCCTCACCCCTAATCGCATGGATGCTATGAGTCATCTGGGCGTGGCAAAGGATGTGTGTGCTTACCTGAACAATACCGGCAATACGCTCGATAACAAAGCGAAAATCCCTGCCCTGGCTCCATTGCCTGAAGCAAAAGACCGCTACGACATCGCCGTATCCATCGAAAATACTACCGCCTGCCCTCGTTATGCAGGTATCACCCTCACCGGTGTGAAAGTAGGTCCTTCTCCTGAATGGCTGGCACATCGCCTGCAGGCAATCGGCATCCGTTCTATTAGTAATGTAGTGGATATCACCAACTTCATCCTGCATGAAACAGGTCAGCCATTGCACGCTTTCGATGCTGATACTATCAAAGGCCGCCAGATCCGGGTAAAGAACCTGCCACAGAATACCCCCTTCGTCACCCTCGACGAAAAGGAACGTAAACTGGATGCCGCTGACCTCGTGATCTGCAATGCAGACAGCGAACCAATGGCCCTGGCCGGTGTATTCGGTGGCCTGCACACAGGTGTATCCGATACTACCACTAATATTTTCCTGGAAAGCGCCTGCTTCGCTGCTGCCAGCATCCGTCCTACCTCTTTCCGTCATGGATTGCGCACTGACGCTGCTGCCCGTTTTGAAAAAGGTGTGGATATCTCAGGTACCGTATACGTTTTACAACGTGCCGCTGCCCTGATCTGTGAACTGGCCGGTGGCCAGGCTGCCTCAGGCATCATAGATGTATATCCTGCACCTAAGCCTGCTGTGGAAGTGGAAACCTCCTGGAAATATATCCAGAAGTTAAGTGGTAAAGCATACCCTGCTGACAAAATTGAACGCATCCTGGTGAGCCTTGGATTCACATTCCTGTCTAAGACTGATGAGCACTTCCGCGTAGCAGTTCCTTACTCCAAACCAGATATCAGCATTCCTGCAGATATCGTGGAAGAAGTAATGCGTATAGATGGTCTGGATAATATTGACATTCCTACCCAGGTGCAGATTACCCCGTCTCCGGCTTCCCGTCCTGACAAGGAAAAGATCCGTGAAAAGGTGGCTAACTACCTGGCATCGAATGGTTTCAATGAAATCTTCACCAACTCCATCACGAACAGTAAGTACTACTCACCCGAGGTACTGGCTACGACCGTTCGTATGATCAACAGTCTGACCGAAGACCTGGACATCATGCGTCCTTCCATGCTGGAAACCGGTCTGGAAAGTGTATCGCACAACCTGAACCGCAGAAATGACAACCTGTTGTTCTTCGAATTCGGTAATACTTACGCCACCAGCGGCGAACATAAATATGAAGAAACAGCTCACCTGAGCCTGTACCTCACGGGTCAGAAGGTGGCAGAAAGCTGGTTGCACAAAGCAGCACCGGTTGACTTCTACTTCCTGAAAGGTTATGTGCAAAACGTATTGCAACTACTGGGTATCAAGGGATTGCAATGGAAAGAAGGAGAACAGCATACCTGGGAGATCGTAGTAAAAAACAAATCGGTAGTGACCCTCGGTGCTGTGGACAATGCAAAACTGAAACAGTTCGACATCAAACAACCAGTATGGTTTGCAGATTTCAACTGGCTGAATTTGTTAAGCCTGTTGCAAAAAACAGAAAGCTTCTATAAAGAGATTCCTAAGTTCCCATCCGTACGTCGTGACCTGGCACTCATCCTTGACAAACAGGTGAAATACGCTGCAGTAGAGGCCGCAGTAAAAACTGTGAAGTCTCCACTCCTGCAGAACGTAAACCTCTTCGACGTATTCGAAAGCGAAAAGCTGGGTAATAATAAGAAGTCTTACGCAGTAAGCTTCACCTTCCAGGATGCGCAAAAGACGTTGACTGACAAGGAGATCGATGCGGTAATGGAAAAGCTCATCAAAACCTTCCAGACACAACTCCAGGCTGAGATCAGAAAATAA
- a CDS encoding purine-nucleoside phosphorylase, producing MHPLESQIEAAVNFLSPFNVDKARVGIVLGTGLGQLVQHIVVSKTISYYEIPHFSLSTVESHKGQLIFGKIGETPVIAMQGRFHYYEGYSMQQITFPIRVMKALGVEKLLLSNAAGGMRPAFKKGDMVLLDDHINLQPENPLRGLNSPVFGVRFPDMSMPYDEELGKLLKAAAHKVGYFLRTGVYVAVPGPNLETRAEYRFLRMIGGDMVGMSTVPEVIVANQIKLPCAAVSVITDECDPDNLHAVSIEEIIEVAGNTDRKLSEIFVEVVKQL from the coding sequence ATGCATCCCTTAGAATCACAGATCGAAGCAGCTGTCAATTTTCTTTCTCCTTTTAATGTTGATAAAGCCCGCGTAGGGATCGTATTGGGCACAGGTCTGGGCCAGCTGGTACAACATATTGTTGTGAGCAAGACAATCTCATACTATGAGATACCCCATTTTTCCTTATCGACGGTAGAGTCGCATAAGGGTCAGCTGATCTTTGGTAAGATTGGTGAGACCCCTGTTATTGCGATGCAAGGGCGATTTCATTATTATGAAGGGTACTCCATGCAGCAGATTACATTTCCGATACGGGTAATGAAGGCATTGGGGGTGGAGAAACTATTATTGAGTAATGCCGCGGGTGGGATGCGACCGGCGTTTAAGAAGGGGGATATGGTGCTGTTGGATGATCATATTAATTTACAGCCGGAGAATCCGCTTCGGGGGTTGAATTCCCCGGTGTTTGGCGTGAGGTTTCCGGATATGAGTATGCCTTATGATGAAGAGTTGGGAAAGTTGCTGAAGGCGGCGGCGCATAAGGTGGGGTATTTTTTGAGGACGGGAGTGTATGTGGCGGTACCTGGGCCTAATTTGGAGACGAGGGCGGAGTATCGGTTTTTGAGGATGATAGGGGGTGATATGGTGGGGATGAGTACGGTGCCGGAGGTGATAGTGGCGAATCAGATTAAGTTACCGTGTGCAGCGGTGAGTGTGATTACGGATGAGTGTGATCCGGATAATTTGCATGCGGTGAGTATAGAGGAGATAATAGAAGTGGCAGGGAATACGGATAGGAAGTTGAGTGAGATATTTGTGGAGGTGGTGAAGCAGTTGTAG